The Brachyspira aalborgi genome has a segment encoding these proteins:
- a CDS encoding AAA family ATPase, whose translation MEKVKIENVEIVLSHPDDLNIKWSGQNDLIRQIMAAWHTISEDDIPLNPRIVGKPGAGKTTLSYYAAKELLKREVYIFQCTVDTRPEDLIIVPVISENNASSGQSPKISYHASSLVSAMIKGGVAILDEGNRMSEKTWASLAPLLDDRRYVESVIAGIKIKAHPDFRIIVTMNDDASTFELPEYIHSRLQPTIELPFPDVKEEYDILKMNLPFAEEEVLKITVGFLQKSHINKASFSVRDGINMARYAMKLYKGNITKDIDTAFLIALKSVLGEEGIKILSANNNEEKY comes from the coding sequence ATGGAAAAAGTAAAAATTGAAAATGTAGAAATAGTATTATCGCATCCCGATGATTTAAATATAAAATGGTCGGGACAAAACGATTTAATCAGACAAATAATGGCGGCTTGGCATACAATATCCGAAGACGATATTCCGCTAAATCCTCGAATAGTTGGAAAGCCTGGAGCGGGAAAAACAACTTTATCGTATTATGCTGCAAAAGAATTGCTTAAAAGAGAAGTTTATATTTTTCAATGCACAGTCGATACTCGTCCCGAAGATTTAATTATAGTTCCCGTTATTTCAGAGAATAACGCTTCCAGCGGGCAGTCGCCCAAAATAAGTTATCATGCTTCAAGTTTGGTTAGCGCTATGATTAAAGGAGGAGTCGCTATTCTTGACGAAGGAAACAGAATGAGCGAAAAAACTTGGGCTTCGCTTGCGCCTTTGCTTGACGATAGAAGATATGTAGAAAGCGTTATAGCGGGAATAAAAATAAAAGCGCATCCCGATTTTAGAATAATTGTCACAATGAACGATGATGCAAGCACTTTTGAGCTTCCCGAATATATTCATTCAAGATTGCAACCTACTATAGAGCTTCCTTTTCCCGATGTAAAAGAAGAATACGATATTTTAAAAATGAATCTTCCTTTTGCAGAAGAAGAGGTATTAAAAATAACTGTCGGTTTTTTGCAAAAATCTCATATAAATAAAGCTTCCTTTTCGGTTAGAGACGGAATAAATATGGCAAGATACGCGATGAAATTATATAAAGGAAATATTACAAAAGATATTGACACGGCTTTTTTAATCGCCTTGAAATCCGTTTTGGGAGAAGAAGGAATTAAAATATTGAGCGCAAATAATAATGAAGAAAAATATTAA
- a CDS encoding thermonuclease family protein → MKKNIKLKILIIVLIIFASFFIIIKNINLSNSKNLFIDFQSISSLIENNKTGIIYDYLKYRDKVYCIDYNNNLSEKNKTYINNHFPSIKFINKFQFFLYSKLFKQKIMCYVNDFNLIEYLKRNNIKYCKVVLNINEITAKEYLNLRDKDNARIFLSITNKDYYNSYKYAVKLNKKYIIVLDGDTIKYKNKRYRFIGFDAPELNQNYGENAKSYVINSINNADKIYMLIDSYDLFDRILCHIIIDGEPLAYSMIKEKYAKETIIKYGDSGFSTIASNIVYLSKFQGRRAFIDPAVFRKTNY, encoded by the coding sequence ATGAAGAAAAATATTAAATTAAAAATATTAATAATAGTTTTAATAATATTTGCATCTTTCTTCATAATTATTAAAAATATTAATTTAAGTAATTCAAAAAATTTATTTATTGATTTTCAATCTATTTCAAGTTTAATTGAAAATAATAAAACGGGAATAATTTACGATTATTTGAAATATAGAGATAAAGTTTATTGCATAGATTATAATAATAATTTGTCTGAAAAAAATAAAACTTATATAAATAATCATTTTCCGAGTATAAAATTTATTAATAAATTTCAATTCTTTTTATATTCAAAATTATTTAAACAAAAAATTATGTGCTATGTTAATGATTTTAATTTAATAGAATATTTGAAAAGAAATAATATTAAATATTGCAAAGTCGTTTTAAATATTAACGAAATAACGGCGAAAGAATATTTAAATTTAAGAGATAAAGATAACGCGCGGATTTTTTTGTCGATTACAAATAAAGATTATTATAATTCTTATAAATATGCAGTTAAATTAAATAAAAAATATATAATCGTTTTAGACGGCGATACGATAAAATATAAAAATAAAAGATATAGATTTATAGGTTTTGACGCTCCCGAGCTTAATCAAAATTACGGAGAAAACGCTAAAAGCTATGTAATAAATTCTATTAACAATGCCGATAAAATTTATATGCTAATAGATTCTTATGATTTGTTTGATAGAATATTATGCCATATAATTATAGACGGAGAACCTTTGGCTTATTCTATGATTAAAGAAAAATACGCTAAAGAAACTATAATTAAATACGGAGATAGCGGTTTTTCGACAATAGCAAGCAATATAGTTTATCTGTCTAAATTTCAAGGCAGAAGAGCGTTTATTGACCCTGCGGTATTTAGAAAAACAAATTATTAA